The genomic region GGCTCCGGCTCGTGGACGAGCGCGACGGCCGCTTCCGCTTCGCCGCGGGGGACGGCGGACCCGGCGCGATCGTCGACCTCGTCGCCGACCCGGGTGCGCAGCAGGGCCTCACGGCCGGCGGCACCGTGCACCACGTCGCGTTCCGCGTGCCGGGCCGCGTCGAGCAGCAGGCGTGGCGCGACGAGCTGGTGGATCGCGGGCACCAGGTGACGCAGATCCTCGACCGGCAGTACTTCACCTCCATCTACTTCCGCGAGCCCGGCGGCGTGCTCTTCGAGATCGCGACGGACACGCCCGGCTTCGACATCGACGAGCCGCTGCTCGAGCTGGGCCGCAGCCTCCGCCTCCCGCCGTGGCTCGAGCCCAGCCGCGCGGACATCGAGGCCGCGGTGCCGCCGCTGCGCCTGCCGGACGACGAGGCCGCCGCGGCCGATGGATCCGCCGCGTGAGCGCGCTCCTCGACGCGACGCCCCACGAGTTCCGGCCGGGCGCCGACACCGGCCCCGTGGTCCTCGGCCTGCACGGCACGGGCGCCGACGAGCGGCAGGGCCTCGAGCTCGCGCGGCTCCTCGCGCCCGGGCAGCCCGTGCTGGCACCGCGCGGGAGCGTGCGCGAGGGATCCGCCGCCCGCTGGTTCCGCCGCCACGCGGAAGGGGTCTTCGACGTCGACGACGTGGTCGCGCGCGCCGCCGAGCTCGCCGACCTGGTCGCCGAGGCACGGTCGGCCTACGCTCTGGGGGACCGGGAGATCCTCGCTGTCGGGTTCTCGAACGGGGCGAACATGGCGCTGGCGACCACGCTGCTGCACCCGTCCGCGCTGCCCGCGACGATCGCCTTCTCCGCGCGCTGGCCGCTCGGCGACCGGGAGCCGGCCGCCGACCTCTCGGGCACGCGGATCACGCTGCTCAACGGCGACGCCGACGCCATGGCGCCGCTCGTCGACGTGGAGCGGACGGTGCGCGAGGCGCTCGCCCGCGGCGCCGACGTCTCCTCCCACGTGCGACCGGGCGGGCACGGGCTCGACGCGCGCGACCTCGACGCGGCCCGCGCGCGGACCCGCACCGGCTGATCCCCCGCGACCACGCCCGCCCGAACGGTCCCCCGCCCGCCCCCACCGGAAGCCGCGCATGCCCGAGATCATCGCCTGGGTCGCCTCCTTCGTCGTCGTGACCGTCGCCGTGTCCGGGCTCGCGGGGCGCGTGGGCTGGTCGGCGCCCGTGGCGCTGGTCGCGGTCGGGGCGGCGCTGTCGTTCGTGCCGGGCGTGCCGCAGATCGTGATCGAGCCGGACGCCGTGCTCTACGGGCTCCTGCCGCCGCTGCTGTTCGCGGCCGCGATCCGCACGCCGCTGGCCGACATCCGGGCCCGGCGCGACAGCATCGTCGTGCTCTCGGTCGGCGTCGTCGTGGTCACGCTCGTCGTGTTCGGGCTGACGCTGTGGGCGCTCGTGCCGGCCGTGGGGCTCGCGGCGGCGCTCGCCCTCGGCGCCGTCGTCGCGCCGACGGACGCGGTCGCGGTCTCCGCCGTCGCCGGGCGCGTGAAGCTCCCGCGCCGCGTGATGTCGATCCTCGAGACCGAGAGCCTCCTCAACGACGCGACCGCGCTCGTCGCGCTCAACACGGCCATCGCCGCGATCGTCGGCGCCGTGCACCCCGTGGACGTCGCGGGCGGCTTCCTCGTGGCGGTGGTCGCGGGCGTCGCCATCGGCCTCGCGGTGGCGTTCCTCTTCTCCGCGGTGCGCCGCTTCCTCCGGTCCGCCGTGCTCGACACGAGCCTCTCGCTGGCGATCCCCTACGTCGCCTTCATCCCGGCCCAGGAGATCGGCGGATCCGGGGTGCTGGCCGTGGTCGCGGCCGGGCTCGTGCTCGGCTACCGCTCGCCGCTGATCCAGTCGCCCGAGGCGCGCATCGCGGAGTCGGTGAACTGGCGCACGATCCAGTTCCTGCTCGAGAACGCCGTCTTCCTCCTCATCGGGCTGAGCCTCGCCGGCATCCTCCGCGACCTGCCGGAGTCGAGCCTCGACGGATGGCAGATCGCCGGGCTCGCGATCCTGCTGCTCGCGGTGCTGACCGCGGCGCGCTTCGTCTCGGTGGCGCTCGCGAAGGTGCTGTTCGACCACGGGCCGGCGCGGCTGCGGGCGCGCACCTGGACCTGGCGGACCGTGACCGCCGTCTCGTCCGCCGGGGTGCGCGGCGTCGTGACCCTCGCCGCCGCGTTCCTCCTGCCCGCGGAGACGCCGGAGCGGGAGCTGCTGCAGTTCCTCGCGTTCGTGATGGTGGCGGGCACCCTCCTGGGCGGGCTCGCGCTGCCCGCCATCATCCGCCGCCTGAGGCTCGGGCACTCCGCCGACGACCAGGAGAGGTCCGACCGCGATCGCCTCCTCGACGAGGCCCGCGAGGCCGGCCTGGCGGCGCGCGCCGTGGCGATCCGCGAGCACGGCGCGAGCGACGGCCCGGGCGACGACGCGCTGCCGGAGACCACGACCGAGCGCCTCGCGCACGACCGGGTGCGGCGCCGGATGATCGACGCCGAGCGGGTCGCCGTGCTCGCCGCGCGCCGGGAGGGGCGGTACCCGGAGATCGCCGTGCGCGCCGTGCTCGGGATGATCGACGCGGAGGACGTGGCCCTCGGCCGGCGCGAGGCGGACGACGCGCGCTGACCGGCCGCGCGCTCCGCGATCCGCCCCCCGTCCCCCCTGGGGACGAGGCGCGAGGCCCCGGGGAGGACGCGCGACGACGGCGGGTCCGCGAGCCCGGGTGCGCCGCCGCCCGAGCGGTGAGATCAGGAGGATCCCGTGCCCGTGTCCGTCTCCCCCACCACCGCCCCCGTCCGACCCGTCGCGGCCGTCGACGGCGCCCCGCGCCCGGGCGATCCCGCCTGCGTCGCCTTCGTCGGCAGCGCCGACGGCGTCCGCCTCGCGGGCACGCGCGGCTTCGCGGTCGACCTCGTCCCGCTGTCGCCGCGCCCCTGATTGGGGGTGCGGGCGGCCGCCCGGCGACGCGCCCGGGCTTCCCGGCCGGCCCGAGCGCCGCCTAATCTGAGCGGACGAGCAGTTCCCCCACCTGGGGAACGCTCTCCTGAGGAGCACCATGTCGTCGACCCCGCCGCCCGCCTCCCCGACGTCGGTCACCCCATCGTCCGACGAGCCCGGCTGGTTCGGCGACGGCGAGGGCAACCAGCGCTTCTGGGACGGCACCCGCTGGACGTCGCTCGTCTCCAGCCGCCGCGTCTTCCCGGGCCGCGCCTCCTCGACGCCCGAGCCCAAGCTGATCTCCGAGTCGCCGCTGCCCGAGGGCTACGCGGCCGGGGCCGCGCCGCTCGCCCCGCCCGCGAGATCCGCCGTCGACGCGTCCGTGGACGCCCCGCCCGCCGGTGCGCCGCTCGCCCCGCCCACGGGTGCTCCTGTCGCACCGCCCGCCGGCTACCCGATGGCGCCGCCGACCGGCGCACCCGTCGCCCCTCCCACCGGCCTCCCGACGGCGCCGCCTACCGGTGCGCCCCTCGACGCTCCGGCTCCCGCTCCCCGCACCTCGTCCGTGGCCGGCAGCTTCGCGCCGCCGCGCCCGGCCACGAGCGCCGCCTCCGCTCCGACCCCGCGCGCCGCCGCCACCGCGCCGGCCCTGCGCGGCCGCAGCACCTGGCCGTGGGCCGCGCTCGCGGTCGCCGCGGTGCTCGTCGTCGCCGCCGCCGTCATCGCCGGGATTCCCGGCCTCCTCATCGCGCTCGGCGTCGTCGCCCTCGTCGCCGGGCTCATCCCGCTCCTCCGCAGCGGCGCGGCCTGGATCCCCGGCATCCGCACCCGGGCCGCCGGCGGCCTCGCCACCGGCGTCGCCCTCGCGCTCATCGCGGGCGGCGCTGTCGCCTCCGCGCTGCCGACGCCGGCCGACGACGTCGCGGACCCCGACACCATCGAGATCTCCGACTCCCGCCCGGTGCCGAACGCGACCGATCCGGCGAACCCGCTCCCCGTCTCGGCCGACGGCCTGGTCGAGATGGTCGACGTGACGCGCATGAGCGGCGCCGACGCGGGCGACACGCTCGCCGCGTCCGGCTTCGGCATCGCCTTCGCGGGCACCGGCGGCGGCGCGTTCGTGCGCCAGGACGTGGGCATCGTCGCGAGCCAGGACCCGGCCGCCGGCACGCGCGTCGCGCCCGGCACCGTCGTGACCCTCACGCTCGCCACCCCCGCTCCCGAGCGCATCGCGCTCCCCGTCGTGCCCAAGGCGCCCGACGTCCCGTCGCGTCCCGGCACGCGGCCGGGGACGGGGATCTTCAACCCCGGCACCGGCGGCGGCACCGGCGGCGGCGGCTCCAGCGGCGGCGGCTCGGATCCCGGGACGTCGAACCCCGGCACCGGCGGCGGCTCGCCGTCGAACCCGGACCCGACCACGCCGGGCGACCCCGAGCCCCAGCCGACGACGGACCCGCCCACGGTGCCCACGCCGGACCCGACGACGCCCGCGCCCGATCCCGAGCCCTCGCCCGAGCCGCCGGTCGAGAGCCCGGAGCCCACGACGCCGCCCGCGCCGCCGGAGCCCGAGACGCCGGTCGAGCCCGTGCCCGAGACGCCGCCGGCCGAGGGCTAGGCCTCCGTCGGGTCGTCCCCCGCGCGGGCGGCGGGACCCGTCCCCGTCGTCCGCAGGTGCGCCCGCTGCCCGTCGCGGTCGAGGATCGTGAGGATCTCGACGACACCGCGGTGCGCGCCGATGGCGTGCGGCACCATGGTCGAGAACTCGGCCGCGTCGCCCGCCTCCACGAGGATCGTCCGCTCCCCCAGCTGGAGCCGCGCGGTGCCCGAGAGCACCGTGAACCAGTCGCGCCCGGGGTGCACGCCGAGCCGGTCCACCGGCACGGGCCGCGTCGGCGTCATGCGCATCTTCGCGACGAAGGGGCCGGATCCGCTGGCTCCGCCGCGCGAGAGGATCCACATCGTGCGCCCCGCCTCCGAGTCCGCCTGGGGGCGGATCACGACGTCGGCGTCGTCGCCCGACTCGATGAGCGCGTCGAG from Clavibacter michiganensis subsp. insidiosus harbors:
- a CDS encoding alpha/beta hydrolase, translated to MSALLDATPHEFRPGADTGPVVLGLHGTGADERQGLELARLLAPGQPVLAPRGSVREGSAARWFRRHAEGVFDVDDVVARAAELADLVAEARSAYALGDREILAVGFSNGANMALATTLLHPSALPATIAFSARWPLGDREPAADLSGTRITLLNGDADAMAPLVDVERTVREALARGADVSSHVRPGGHGLDARDLDAARARTRTG
- a CDS encoding cation:proton antiporter produces the protein MPEIIAWVASFVVVTVAVSGLAGRVGWSAPVALVAVGAALSFVPGVPQIVIEPDAVLYGLLPPLLFAAAIRTPLADIRARRDSIVVLSVGVVVVTLVVFGLTLWALVPAVGLAAALALGAVVAPTDAVAVSAVAGRVKLPRRVMSILETESLLNDATALVALNTAIAAIVGAVHPVDVAGGFLVAVVAGVAIGLAVAFLFSAVRRFLRSAVLDTSLSLAIPYVAFIPAQEIGGSGVLAVVAAGLVLGYRSPLIQSPEARIAESVNWRTIQFLLENAVFLLIGLSLAGILRDLPESSLDGWQIAGLAILLLAVLTAARFVSVALAKVLFDHGPARLRARTWTWRTVTAVSSAGVRGVVTLAAAFLLPAETPERELLQFLAFVMVAGTLLGGLALPAIIRRLRLGHSADDQERSDRDRLLDEAREAGLAARAVAIREHGASDGPGDDALPETTTERLAHDRVRRRMIDAERVAVLAARREGRYPEIAVRAVLGMIDAEDVALGRREADDAR
- a CDS encoding PASTA domain-containing protein — translated: MSSTPPPASPTSVTPSSDEPGWFGDGEGNQRFWDGTRWTSLVSSRRVFPGRASSTPEPKLISESPLPEGYAAGAAPLAPPARSAVDASVDAPPAGAPLAPPTGAPVAPPAGYPMAPPTGAPVAPPTGLPTAPPTGAPLDAPAPAPRTSSVAGSFAPPRPATSAASAPTPRAAATAPALRGRSTWPWAALAVAAVLVVAAAVIAGIPGLLIALGVVALVAGLIPLLRSGAAWIPGIRTRAAGGLATGVALALIAGGAVASALPTPADDVADPDTIEISDSRPVPNATDPANPLPVSADGLVEMVDVTRMSGADAGDTLAASGFGIAFAGTGGGAFVRQDVGIVASQDPAAGTRVAPGTVVTLTLATPAPERIALPVVPKAPDVPSRPGTRPGTGIFNPGTGGGTGGGGSSGGGSDPGTSNPGTGGGSPSNPDPTTPGDPEPQPTTDPPTVPTPDPTTPAPDPEPSPEPPVESPEPTTPPAPPEPETPVEPVPETPPAEG
- a CDS encoding helix-turn-helix transcriptional regulator, with protein sequence MTQEPDVDALVRQRIRSLREARGWSLDALAARCFLSPSTLSRIETGHRRIALDQLVPIAQALETSLDALIESGDDADVVIRPQADSEAGRTMWILSRGGASGSGPFVAKMRMTPTRPVPVDRLGVHPGRDWFTVLSGTARLQLGERTILVEAGDAAEFSTMVPHAIGAHRGVVEILTILDRDGQRAHLRTTGTGPAARAGDDPTEA